A single window of Grus americana isolate bGruAme1 chromosome 6, bGruAme1.mat, whole genome shotgun sequence DNA harbors:
- the WDR75 gene encoding WD repeat-containing protein 75, which yields MVAPATLRVVRCGGSSLHGARAVFSADSKYLLCASGDFVKMYSVATEETLRLMGGHADLVTGIQLNPRNHMQLYSSSLDGSIKLWDFMDGIPIKTFTVGSKLLALYALASSEDSVFVVIPKSGERDTFQLVSVKLTKAAGQDLEARELSVVLDGVDASPKHIAFGREGEYVASVKEVNLQVYFFKQKQLNRFSVSTTKTKSGNNHFTCIACHPTEDCIATGHADGKIRLWRNFCHKKEYTFSTLHWHHDTVMDLAFSMEGTRLLSGGVESVLVLWHNESDRQKDFLPRLGSAIEYISMSSDGALCCTLHTDNRITIINSNLRFCKSIQGLIKSTDVKTGLVVDPRTKALVLNGEPGHLQFYCLQSDQQLFSLDIVQRQYIHQAGLNQADLVKVAFSAQGKWLATVEEREEVSDPELQLKLWFYDEETQSFKLNTRINMPHEDHITDMCFRDMDELEDDSLILVTSGRDCVFKVWVMVEDTDPEAQQRVSWSCDFVGSYHNYQATNCCFSEDGSLLAVSFEETVTVWDSVTWDLKCTFCHPPGKIRNICFGRLTCSKYLIGATDYGFLCCWNLLSCALEWSAHLNVLVLQPDPLSEHIAAISWLSKESSLFVFKPNEPRPIYIQRNLCKEKIQLAAFVPRDEPEVIGSEKYLWLRRSQLFFLTDTQELMTLSTKSLEERLTPSSKQLVVEESLPVTPFSLLLGKHRRQQSQEGTDLRKLVVHNKHEQDSPAVKELLHTPAHVLPSASFLCPIFINSLLISKENKSAEEVADEVEMESEKTDDDSDEERDVTEMEQEDTSPVELLGEMTCKLSKAQEKELRKIRKMDYSWISAF from the exons ATGGTGGCGCCGGCGACGCTCCGCGTGGTGCGATGCGGCGGCAGCAGCCTCCATGGTGCCAGGGCCGTCTTCTCCGCCGACTCCAA GTACCTGCTGTGCGCCTCCGGCGACTTCGTGAAGATGTACAGCGTGGCCACCGAGGAGACCCTGCGGCTGATGGGGGGCCACGCTGACCTGGTGACGGGCATCCAGCTCAACCCCCGCAACCATATGCAG ctaTATTCTTCCTCTCTTGATGGCAGCATTAAGCTGTGGGACTTCATGGATGGGATTCCCATTAAA acttTCACTGTAGGATCCAAACTTCTGGCACTGTATGCACTTGCTAGTTCTGAGGACTCGGTGTTTGTTGTAATTCCAAAGAGTGGTGAAAGAG ATACGTTCCAGCTGGTCTCAGTTAAGCTGACAAAAGCAGCAGGCCAAGACTTGGAAGCCAGGGAGTTGTCGGTGGTTTTGGATGGCGTGGATGCATCACCAAAGCATATTGCATTCGGAAGAGAA GGTGAATATGTGGCATCAGTGAAGGAGGTTAAtcttcaagtttatttttttaaacagaaacagttGAACAG GTTTTCTGTGAGTACAACGAAGACAAAAAGTGGAAACAATCACTTCACTTGCATAGCGTGCCATCCCACAGAGGACTGTATTGCAACTGGCCATGCTGATGGAAAGATTCGCCTTTG GAGGAATTTCTGCCACAAGAAGGAGTACACATTTTCCACACTGCACTGGCATCATGACACCGTCATGGATCTAGCTTTTTCTATGGAGG GAACCCGCTTGCTGAGTGGTGGAGTTGAGTCTGTTCTAGTTCTGTGGCACAACGAATCAGACCGTCAGAAGGATTTCCTTCCTCGTTTGGGATCTGCTATTGAGTACATCTCCATGTCATCTGATGGTGCGCTCTGTTGCACCTTGCATACAGACAACA gaattaCAATAATCAACAGCAACCTAAGATTTTGCAAAAGTATCCAAGGGCTAATCAAAA gtaCGGATGTCAAGACTGGTCTAGTGGTTGATCCTAGAACCAAAGCTTTAGTCCTGAATGGAGAGCCTGGCCACTTGCAGTTCTATTGTCTCCAAAGTGACCAACAGCTGTTCAGT TTGGATATTGTACAACGACAATACATTCATCAGGCAGGTTTAAACCAAGCTGACCTGGTAAAAGTTGCGTTTAGTGCACAAGGCAAGTGGTTAGCAACagtagaagagagagaagaagtAAGTGACCCTGAGTTACAGCTGAAGTTGTGGTTCTATGATGAAGAAACACAAAG CTTTAAGCTGAATACTAGAATAAATATGCCCCATGAGGACCACATAACAGACATGTGCTTTCGTGACATGGATGAATTGGAAGATGACTCTCTGATATTGGTAACATCTGGCAGAGATTGTGTGTTTAAAGTCTGGGTGATGGTAGAAGATACTGATCCAGAGG CACAGCAACGTGTGAGCTGGAGCTGTGACTTTGTAGGCAGCTACCACAACTACCAAGCTACtaactgctgcttctcagaAGATGGCTCTTTGCTTGCCGTTAGCTTTGAAGAAACTGTCACTGTATGGGATTCAGTTACTTGGGATCTTAAGTGTACATTTTGCCATCCACCTGGAAAAATAAG GAACATCTGCTTTGGGAGACTAACATGTTCCAAGTACCTTATTGGAGCCACTGATTATGGCTTTCTGTGTTGCTGGAACCTGCTCAGTTGTGCAT tggaATGGAGTGCCCACCTCAACGTCTTAGTTCTGCAACCTGATCCCCTTTCAGAACATATTGCTGCTATTTCGTGGCTCTCAAAAGAGTCCAGCT TGTTTGTGTTTAAACCAAATGAGCCGCGGCCAATCTATATCCAGAGAAACCTTTGTAAAGAAAAGATCCAGCTTGCTGCCTTTGTTCCAAGAGACGAACCTGAAGTGATTGGCTCAGAAAAATACCTTTGGCTGAGAAGAtcccaattattttttcttacgGATACACAA GAGCTAATGACGCTTAGCACAAAGTCGCTAGAAGAAAGGCTTACTCCGTCAAGCAAACAG CTGGTAGTAGAAGAAAGTCTTCCTGTGACCCCATTTAGCTTGCTGTTGGGAAAGCACAGACGTCAGCAATCACAAGAAGGTACAGACCTCAGAAAACTAGTTGTGCATAATAAGCATGAGCAAGATTCACCTGCTGTCAAAGAG CTTTTACACACTCCAGCACATGTTTTGCCAtctgcttccttcctctgtcctatatttattaattcattgctcatctccaaagaaaacaaaag TGCTGAAGAAGTTGCTGATGAAGTAGAAATGGAAAGCGAAAAAACAGATGATGATTCAGATGAGGAAAGAGACGTTACTGAAATGGAACAAGAAGATACAAGTCCTGTGGAATTATTAGGAGAGATGACTTGTAAACTGTCTAAAGCCCAGGAAAAAGAGCTAcgaaaaataaggaaaatggaCTACAGTTGGATATCAGCTTTCTAA